From the genome of Neomonachus schauinslandi chromosome 1, ASM220157v2, whole genome shotgun sequence:
AAATAGGGCTGCAGCATCAGAAAGGGTATGCCAGGTGCGGGGCTCTGCATGCTCCGAAGGAGAGGCGTGGGAAATTGCATTTGAGGGACTGGGAAAGGTAGACTAGGTGGGGGCACCGCAAAAGCAAAGGCGTGATGGAGGGAAATTGAATTCTGAGGTCTTGGGAAAggtgtgggggggcaggggcagcccctCCGGCCTCATGCTGAGCCCCACCCTCTGCCAGGGTATCCGGCGCATCAGCCCTGTGACGCAGGCTGAGGAGTTCTACTACCCGCCCTGGAAGCGGCTGCTCTTCCAGCTGCTTGTGAGCCTCCCCTTGTGCCTCACGTGCCTGGCCTGCGTGTTTCTGCTCATGCTTGGCTGCTTCCAGCTGCAGGTGACCTCCGGCCCCTACCCCCGGCCTTGGCCCTGACCTGGCCACTCCCGGCCCAGGTCCACTCCAGCCTGAGCCCAGATGCCAGGATGACCTGTGAaccccctgcccctgcaggaGCTGGTGCTGAGCGTGAAAGGGCTGCCCCGTCTTGCCCGCTTCCTGCCCAAGGTAGTGCTGGCTTTGCTGGTCAGCGCGAGTGCCGAGGGCTATAAGAAGCTCGCCATCTGGCTCAACGACATGGGTACGCCCTGCAAGGGGAGGTCCTGTTGCCCTGGGGAGGAAGGTCCCTGCTGCCCTTCAGGGCCCGCGCTGCCTTCAGGGGGCCTGGGCCACCTCCTCACTCACCCCCTCGGCCCCCAGAGAATTACCGGCTGGAGAGCGCCTATGAGAAGCACCTCATCATCAAAGTCGTCCTGGTGAGTGGGGGGCCAGCAGGTGGGCAGTGAGGGCTCTGCATGGGGCACAGGAGGAGCTCCTGGGGACCAGGCAGCAGAGGGATTGCCCCCCTGCTTCCTTCCCACAGTTCCAATTTGTCAATTCCTACCTGAGTCTCTTCTACATCGGCTTCTACCTCAAAGACATGGAGCGCTTGAAAGAGGTGAGATCCCAGCCCAAGGCAGTGCCCCCCAGTGGTGGCCAGTGGGGGGCCGGACTTGGCCCAAGGGGTCCACGGgctctccagcccctcccccccgtcctccatccttctctctctgtccgtccgtccgtccgtgtgtcctctctctgcctgtcgcCCCCCCATCTGTCCGTCCACCTGTTCGTCGGTCCCTCCACAGCTCCTGCTCGTCCTGTCCCTGTCCCAGAGCCTCGAGCGGCAGCTTCGGGCGGTGCTGGTCCCGCTCGCGGCCCTGCGGTTccacctgctcctcctctccctccggGGCCTCCTGCTCATGGCCCGGGCCAAAGTAGGGGCAGATGGCGAGCCCGCAGGACCTCGCCAGGGCGGGCAGTGTGGCTGTGCTTGGGGCCTCATGCTGCCTGAGCTGAGGGTGCATGTTCCAAGGGGCTGGGGCTCTGCTGATGGGGTGCAGACGGCAGGGGCCTCCTGAGGCCCTGGGCCCCAGCTGAGCTCCCGGGCAGTGCTGTAAGCAGGGTGGAAACATGCGTTGCAACCCCAGGAGGTTGACTCGGAGCACTGTGGCCTGCGGGGCTATGGTCTGTGGCAGAGGAATGGTGGGAGAGGCTGCAGAGGTTGAGTGCTGGGGCCTCCATGTCCTGGGACATCATTACAAGGGGCGGAGTCAGCAGTTAGGTTCAGGGCATGTGTCTGGAAACTTGCTCCTGGAGGGCGGGTCCCCAGTCCCAGCAGCCTGCCCCGGTGCCCCACGtggcctctctcctccctcttcctgcccccagaTGCTGGCCACTCTGCTGATCACCCGCCAGTTCCTCCAGAACGTGCGCGAGGTCTTGCAGCCGCATCTGTACCGGCGGCTGGGCCGTGGCGAGCTTGGCCTGCAGGCAGCCTGGGAGCTGGCCCGTGCCCTGCTCGGCCTGCTGAGCCTCCAGCGCCCTGCACCCCGTCGCCTCGAACCCCAGGCCGAAGAGAGTGGCAGCGGCAGCGGGGCCCGCAGGTGTCTCGGTGGGGGCTGCGGGGcacctgaggaggaggaggaggctacAGTGGAGCGGCGGCcggcaggggagggtggggaggtgggggacaggcctcaggagggcaaggaggaagaggaggaggaggaggaggaggaggaggaggaagatgacgAGGATGAGGGCGAGGAGAACGGCCTCCTGGACTGTGGGCTCCGGCTGAAGAAGGTCAGCTTTGCTGAGCGAGGTGCTGGGCGGCGGCGGCCTGGCCCGGAGGccctcctggaggaggggagccCCACTATGGTGGAGAAGGGGCTGGAGCCGGGAGTATTCACGCTGGCCGAAGAAGACGATGAGGCCGAAGGGGCTCCCGGCAGTCCTGAGCGGGAGCCTCCGGCCGTCCTGCTCCGCCGGGCTGGGGGCGAGGGCCGTGACCAGGGGCCAGATGGGGGCCCGGACCCAGAGCCTGGTTCAGGTGACTCGGGCCGGAGGCAGCGGCGGCAGAATCGGTCGTCTTGGATTGACCCACCCGAGGAGGAGCACTCACCCCAACTCACCCAGGCCGAGCTTGAGAGCTGTATGAAGAAGTACGAGGTGAGGAGGGCGTCTGAGGCCCAAGGCCAGGCCCTCAGCAGGGCAGGGCATGCGGCctcagggtggaggtggggggcatgATGAAATGGGGCCCTGGATGTGGTTGGGAACTTGCTGGACGGGGAGCTCTGGGTCCATTCAGGAGAATTGGAGGGCGGGAGGTGGCCTTGAGAGAAGAAGGTAGTCGAAGGTCGGAGGCATCCGGGTCTGAGGGGACCCAAGGCCACACCCGGGCACCCGCCTGCAGGACACCTTCCAGGACTACCAGGAGATGTTCGTGCAGTTCGGCTACGTTGTCCTCTTCTCGTCTGCCTTCCCCCTGGCTGCTCTGTGCGCCCTGGTCAACAACCTCATCGAGATCCGGAGCGACGCCCTCAAGCTGTGCACGGGGCTGCAGCGGCCCTTCGGGCAGCGGGTTGAGAGCATCGGCCAGTGGCAGGTGTGGGGAGCAGCCGAGGACTCGGAGCCGAGGCCCGGAGGGAGTCCGGGTgcgctggggaggggcaggaggcccaGGAAGGGTGGCCGGACCCCACCTGAGCCCACCCCTGCCATGTTCCCCTGCAGAAGGTGATGGAGGCCATGGGCGTCCTGGCCATCGTGGTCAACTGCTACCTAATCGGCCAGTGTGGGCAGCTGCAGCGCCTCTTCCCCTGGCTCAGCCCTGAGGCGGCCATTGTGTCTGTGGTGGTGCTCGAGGTGGGGCCTGTGGCTGCATGGGGGAGCTGGGGGGCGGCAGGGCGTCCCCGAGCCTGCAGCCTCCTCCTCTGTCGCCTCAGCACTTCGCCCTGCTCCTCAAGTACCTCATCCATGTGGCCATCCCCGACATCCCAGGCTGGGTGGCCGAGGAGATGGCCAAGCTTGAGTACCAGCGCCGGGAGGCCTTCAAGgtatggggcggggggggggggggggggcccggggctGGTTTCCTACCTGCACTCGGGGGGGCTTCTCAGCCTCGGCCTCGGCCCGCAGCCAGCTgagcaggagggaaagaggtGGGAGCCCAGGGTAATGATGAGCGCGCCGCCCAGGCCGCTCCCTCCCGGAACCCCCGGTGGCATCCAGTACCAGCCTGGCACTTGTGAACCTTTAGTCATCGCCAGCTCGCCAGCAGTGTCCTGTTTGGGGCCAGGGACACGGCGGATGCTTCCTAGAAGCCCAGCTTCTGCCACATTCCCCAGAAAGCTGCCAAGTGGGCCAAGGAGCTCACCAGGGCCAGGCGACGCTCTCCGTGATGATGGAAACATTCTGTGCCCCGTGTGATCCCTCATTATGGGGGGCCGACGGGCACTTGATGTGGGGCTGGTACAACCGAGAGACagaattcttattttgttttattttaatcacttaaATTGGCATTGACTAAGACACATGTGGCTCTGGTCTGTGTCAGTCATGACTCTGTCCCTGGTTCTCCAGAAAGCAGAGGACGGTTGAGGCCCAAGCTGTGTTTACGTTCTCCCAGTTCTTAagacggtgcctggcacatggctggGGACAGCGTCGATGGCCCGTAATGTCCGTTCCCTTCTCAATTCTCAGAAAGCACTGGCATGGATCCAGGATTGCAGTTGGTGCCTAATAAGTGGGTAGATCTCTCCCTACTTCCTCAGAGAGCCCCGGGGTGGGTCCAGGGGTGCAGCGGGTGCCCAGGAAGTGTTTGGAGCTCTCCCCACTCCCGCAGAGAGCACCCGTGAGGGCCTGGGGCCTCAGCCGGCACCTGCCCACATGCCCCGTCTGCCCAGTCCTGGTAATGGCTCTGTTGCGCCCACAGAGACATGAACGCCAGGCCCAGCACCACtaccagcagcagcagcggcggcggcgggaggaggaggagcgccAGCGCCACGCGGAGCACCACGCCCGGCGAGAGCGCGATGCCAGCGGCCGGGAGGAGGCTCGGGCCGAAGGCTCAGGGCTGGACCCCGCTGCCCCTGAGAAGGCCTCCGCCAAGGCCAAGGGCAGCGGGGCAGGTGGCCACGGGCAAGAGCGGCCCAAGCGCCCGGGGTCCTTGCTGGCGCCCAACAACGTCATGAAGCTGAAGCAGATCATCCCGCTGCAGGGCAAGTTCCTGTCGTCTGGGGCTGCATCCTCACTGGCCAGCGCGGGGGCTGGCCCTGCCGCCCGGCCACCCCCTGCCCAGTCACCCACGGGTAGCGACACCCGCCTGCCAGCGTTCCTCAGCTTCAAGTTCCTCAAGTCGCCTGAGACCCGGCGGGACCCAGAGCGCAGCCACTCACCGCCCAAGGCCTTCCACGCCGGCAAGCTCTTCCCTTTCGGCGGGGCCCGGGCTGACACCGGGGCCAacggggcaggtgggcaggcccGGCTGGACGGGACCCCCGGCGGTGGAGGAGGCCGAGGCCAGCGGAGTGGGCCGATGGACGAGGCCGCGGCTGAGGAGCCGGACGCCCCCCGGCCCGAAGAGGAAGGCTCAGGTCACAAGCTTTAACTCGGGGGTGGGGACTCTGGGCCGGGCTCGGcgggaagggatggggtggccaggcctggggagaggggctgaagggGACAGAGGAGGCCCGGTCTCTGGTGCCGGCTGGGAACCTGGGTATGTGGTACGTGGAGCCCCTCAGTCAAAGCCTGCTCAGTGTCTCCAGGACTGCGACAGCCAAAGCCCCCTGTCATAGTGCCCCTCCCAGGGCACCCTGCCCACCGTGCTCTGGGGCCAGGAGAGATGAAGAAGGCTTCTTCGCCACCTGGCCCAGCCTCTCCTGCCCCTACGATaaggccccacacccagctcaCTCTGGGGGGActggacccccctccccccaggcctctATGCAAGTCCCCACCCTGCAGCCCAGCTGTTCAAGGAGGCCTTCcttggaggtgggggctggagcTGCCCCCACCTGGGGAGCTCGGGGTGCTCGGCCACAGGCTGCACCCACATCCATGCTGAGCAAGAGGTGCCAGCCTCACGGACCCCCACCCGCACCTCGCCGGGCCCAACCCCAGCCCAAcccagccccaggctccagcAGCTCATCCCCCAGGGAGCCCGAGAGGTGGCAGCTGCAGCACCAGGGACGCAGGTCAGAAATCAGAGGGACTTCCTCAGATTGTCCTCTCCCCATGATGGGGAAGGGCCCAGTGCCCAGAGGCAGGGGAGGCACCAGAAGACGCCCACCCCTTGTCACTGATCAGAAGCAATAAGGCCCTCCGTGTGCCTGGAAGCCCGGGAGGGAGCGCGGGCAGGGTCTGAGCGGGGTCCGGCGGCGGGGGCGGCACCCCCCCGGAACGGGCCCTCTCGCCTCCGCAGGGACAGCGCTGGCCCCCGTGGGCGCCCCTGCCCTCCGCACCCGCCGCAGCCGGAGCCCCGCGCCGCCGCCAACGCCGCTGCCCCGGCCCCCGACGCCGCCCGCAGGCTGCTGGCAGTGGGACGGGCCGTGGGGCTGCGGGGGCGACGGCACCGCCCCCcgccaggcccccccccccccccccgcccccgcgcgccccccccccgcccccccccggcccccccccccccccccccccccccNNNNNNNNNNNNNNNNNNNNNNNNNNNNNNNNNNNNNNNNNNNNNNNNNNNNNNNNNNNNNNNNNNNNNNNNNNNNNNNNNNNNNNNNNNNNNNNNNNNNNNNNNNNNNNNNNNNNNNNNNNNNNNNNNNNNNNNNNNNNNNNNNNNNNNNNNNNNNNNNNNNNNNNNNNNNNNNNNNNNNNNNNNNNNNNNNNNNNNNNNNNNNNNNNNNNNNNNNNNNNNNNNNNNNNNNNNNNNNNNNNNNNNNNNNNNNNNNNNNNNNNNNNNNNNNNNNNNNNNNNNNNNNNNNNNNNNNNNNNNNNNNNNNNNNNNNNNNNNNNNNNNNNNNNNNNNNNNNNNNNNNNNNNNNNNNNNNNNNNNNNNNNNNNNNNNNNNNNNNNNNNNNNNNNNNNNNNNNNNNCCCCCCCGGTTTGGCGCCCCCCCCGGGCCGCCGGGGCccggcccgcccccccccccccccccccccccccccccccgccatctgCCGTTTTCCTTTCGACTTGGATGGGGAAAACGAAAggaaaccccaaaaaaccaacagaaaacacacagaataggcgattatttatttgtttttaatttattttgtcatatttttgtaAAACGGCAGAAATGcaataaaaagtatatttcaaCAGTGCTCGAGGACAGAGCAGTGGAAGGGGGATCAGGGGGCCCAGTGACTTGTAGTTGGTGCTGGCTTTGGGGGGTACCTAGCAGGCCTAGGGTgggtgcccctcctcctcctaaGAACTGGGTCTTGAGGCCACAGATGGAAAACTCCAGACTGCACCAACTCTGAGTTGGCCCAGATTTGGGGGCCAACTCCAGGCCTGGGTCCCCTGGGAGGAGATGCAGAGCCTCAGGCCCTGGCTTCAGCCTCCTAGACAAAGGAAGAAATCTCAAAAGTGTTGGAAAGACTCAGCAGTTTGGGTGCCAGGCCTGGGTCCTGAGTTGGCCTTGGCCCTTCCGGGGGACAGAGGTGACACAGTCCTCTTTGCCCCACTTTCTGGCataactgccccccaccccaggctgccaTCTGAAGAGCCACACGTGGTGGAAAGAACTTGGGGTAGGAAAATCAGAAGGCACCTGGCACCGGAGTCTGGATGTTGAGGGGATGGCACATTCGAGGATGGAATTGGGGAGTGGCTGGGACGCCCCACTGTGGGACCACTGTCAGACCCGAGTTGCTGGGACTCTTCGTTGTGTGGTCAGGAATGGGAcgcggcccctccccctgccccaagcATGTCCACAGCTAAAGGCTCAGAGCCTGATGCGCCCTGCTCCATGGCTGGGGGAGCCCAGGGGAGCCAGCGTGAGGAAGGGGCACTTTGGAGGGCTGCAAAAGAAACCAGGTTCACTGGAGGCAGGAGAGCAGActgtgcaaaggcacagaggtgtgGGAAGGCAGAGTTTGGTGTCTGAAGGAGCAGAGGAATAGGGGGCGGTCCCAAAGGCAGGAGAGGTGGGCAAAGGCTGGCCGAGGAGCCTGCACTCCAGAGACCTCAGTGGGCCCTGGCCGTGGGACCCCTGCCTGAGCCATGGATGACACTGACAGACGAACCCAGTCCCTCAAGGGCCAGAGAGGTGAGGGCAGGGGTGCCACCGGCTCCCACTGTCCTGTGGCCTTTGAAGCTGAACCGTACTCACTAATAATCAGCGACACCACGTGCCTGCCTAGGGGCAGACCGAGCCCTGGGACTGGGGATCCCAAGGCATCTAGAACCTCTGGGCACTCAGCCCACCACAACACTACCGAGGTCAGCTTGTATTTTGTGAGCACCTGCCTTGTGACCACAGGGACACAACGTAGTGTAAATGCCGCCCACAGCTGGGAGGAAAAGCCCCTTGGCCCCACGGCACAGTTAGGTGGTAAACCCCGGAACCTTCCACCGTGGGAGGCGCTGGGTGGCCCAGGCCCGAGCGGTCTGGCTCAGGCAGGGAGCTCCACAGTGATAATCTGGGGTTGGCGCCCCCTAAGGCCTGGTGTTCCTTCCAGCTCCATGGCCCAACCCCCCACGTCCCCCAAAGCCACAGCACTCAGCTCCCAGACCACAGCCCCCACTTGGGGCTGCTGTGGGGGGAGAAGCAGTGTTCCCCTTGGCCCCAGGCCCAGTGTCTGAAGCCTCAAACCTTCTGCCTGGAGCCTGAATGCCCCCTACGTCTCCAAACTCAGGCCCAAACCCAGCCTAGCTGACAGCCCGTGAGTGGCTGTGTGTAACTCGCCGACCAACAGCCCCTGGGCTGGGTATTCCTCGCAGCTCCATGTGCCTCGTCTCTGAACCAGGGGCACTTGAGGCCGGGCCACCTGGGCTGTCTCCGCGGTGGCTGGTGGGCATGCCACCCTGACCCAAGGCATCCAGGGCGTGGGGTTGACCACAGTTATATCCTTGGCGACATGGACCATCTCTCAGGGGTGTCCTGGTCCTCCGGGACACCTTGACAGGTGAGGCATGGGGGTGGGTCCGGGTAGGTCTTGGCTCTGAGCGAGGTGGCCACAGCAGGCCCATGAGAGAATCCAGCGGGTCCCAGGTCCCTGGCACGTGGGGACCCTTCTTGGCTCCTCTTGGTGATGATGAGACGACTCTCAGTAGCTCCGTCCTCTGGGGCTGAGGCACACGGAGCAAAGACGCAAGGTCGAGTAGGAAAGATCCTTTTATTGGGGTGGACACGGAGCACGCACTAGTCCATGATAAAATGACTTAAGAGAAAGATCCGGAAATGCTGACTTCTCCCCCTGGCACACATTCAGAGCAAAGCCTGAGCACGGAATAGGTCCCAGCCAAGTCTTTAAGGCCCGGACTGGAGAgtaggagcagggagaagggctcCCACCCATGCTGCCGGGCTACAGCAGGGCCCCGGCGCTAGACCCTTGCAGACACGCTCTGGTTTTTCCGGAGaactggggtggagggggtggggggcaaaagGGAGATCTGGGAGGGGGGGTTGTGAATAAcaatgttgttttttaaaaagcatctacCAACATCACACTACTGGGTCTGACGTCCCCTTTAACCATCGCTTGGTACATTTTACAGcataaataaaaactcaaggaaaataaatacatcGGCTCCTATGAGGTTGGAAGTGGTATGGATGGTTGGGTGTGGGTGGGCCGGtggcggggagggcggggggcgcTTACACAAGGCGGGCGGGCGAGGAGCAGACAAGACAGGAGGCGCCTGTGGGGGGAGTGAGAGTCTTAAGTGTCCTCGTGCATGTCCGGGCTGTCGGTCCGTGCGACCTTGCGGGGGGGCGCCGAGCTCTCACCCTCAAGGTCCACTTGCTCCTGGTCTCTCTTCTTGGCGGCGTTCtgtgaggaaggagaaggggtgtAAATCTTCACTCGGGTGAGCCCCTGAAATCCTGTTGCTGGGCTGAAGTGGGGCAGTCAACCCAGGGCCCCCCCTGCCCGCCAGACCTCCCTCACTCAGCCACAGTCTTTGGGGCCACCGGCCTGAGACTGCCAGGCATTTCCTGGGCACTGTGAGGAGTCCCCACCACTGGCAATGTCCCACACACCGTCAAAAATGCCTGGGGGTAAAAAGCACTCAGGAGCCACCCGGCGGGACGTTCATTgccacagaagaggaaaagtggGCCTGCGTGGGAAACTCTCCTTTTCCCCCCGGTGGGAAGCAAGGTCTGCGGCGTAGGGCAGGAGGACAAGGTGGGCTCAGCAGCTTTAGATTTTCTGAGCAGTCACTTCATCATGGGGGCCCCTccagcctggcccagagcaggtcACTGTCTGATGTTCAATGTtaggcaaaaaaaccccaaatggaCTATGATGCAGAACACATACACATCTgcattcaagaaaaagaaaaaatgggggcacctgggtggctcaggtggttaaacatctgccttcggctcaggtcatgatcccagggtcctgggatcgagccccgcacctggctctctgctcagcagggagactgcttctccctctccctctgcccctccccctgcttgtgctctgtctcccgctgtctctctctctctctctcaaataaataaaatcttttaaaaaaaaaagaaaggaaggaaggaaggaagaaaatgaaaaaatgtccTGTCAGAAAGGCAGCctcagaggggagatgggggtgcGGCTTCGCACTGCAACTACACCCATTTGCATCTCCTAGAATTGTCACCATGTGTACATTTCAGCACTGAACAAAGACTCTAGGTAATAACATACTGGGCTGTCTGCCGCCAGGGCCGCGCGGGCAGGCTGTGGGTAGCCTGGCCTCTGTGCTACCTGGGCCTCCGTGCCTCCTGACAAGCCCTGGCCCATCCCCGAGCACCAGAACCCTACGGCCTCTGCACAGCTGTGCACTCCTCTGAAATGCTTTTCCCTCCCCTGGATGGCCTGGCAAACTCCGATTCAGCCGTCAAACACCTGGTCTCCCAGCCCCCCGTGTCCTTCCCCCCccttggccccccccccccccgctggccACCATGGTCCCCACGAGTTCTAGCACCTGACCCCATGTGCCTTACCTTTTTGTCCCATTGCTGATGTAAGTAGCGCAAAAGGATGTTTGTCTTTTCTGTCACAATGACTgaggagaaaaggcagagaaagttGCAGGCAGAGGCTGCAGGTGACCCAGTCCCCACCCCGGCCTgcactgcccctcccagggcaggCGCTCACCCCTCCCTGGTCTCCCACCCGTCTCTGCCCTGGGTGGCCTGGCTGGGGCTCCAAGTCTGCACCCCCAGCACAGGGGATTTCGGGAAGCCTAGTGTTTTTGCTCCGAAATACAAAGCTACTACCAGGGGCCCAAGCCCACTGCTCCACCTGGGCCCCTGCTTTCTTGGGAGAGACCAAATCTTCTGCCACATGTGGGAGTCCACCCCCAGGTGGGGGAATGAGCCCCAGCACACAGGTCCAGGCAGATCAGGAACACAGATCTATACAGCTGTGCCCCAGTGACCACAGAACCCACCATGCAGGGTCCAGGTAGCTTCTTCgtcacaattaaaacaaaacaccacaaccACAATAATGCTGGGGTCCTCCTGCTCTGCAggctctgtgtctttctctgcaGGCCCCTCCACCTGGTCGCCCCTACCTCCCTGAGCTGCCTACCCAAGGCTGGGCAGGATCCCCTCCCACAGTAGAGCTGTCTTGGGGTCTGTGACATGGTGCTGGCAGGGGACACCCAAAATTATGGGAGACGAAGGGGAGAGGGCTGGTGAGCAGATGAGGGCTACGGAGGACCCCCTTGGGGCTGGATGTGGATGCCAGCACGTGGAGATTAGGAGGGTCCCAGAGCAAGCGAGGCTTTCCATTACTCCCAAGGGCTGGGAGCAGACTGGCATCCCCTGGGTCACCACCTACACTGCCCTGCAGCCCTTGCCCTCAGCAGCCAGGTTGAGACAGACTGACAGAGGCCACTTACTCTGTTCGGATGGGTACTCCCGCGTGGGCAGGTAGACTGAGGGACGTCGGTTCTGCAGGAGAGTTGGGAAGACATGGGTTAAGAGAGCCGGTAGGCTGACAAGGGCCCCCACCCCTTCAACTGGGCACCCACCCTCCAATGAAGATAGAACAATGTGTAAAGATGTCGGATGGGGCCGGGCTTAAAGACCAGCCTCTGTTCCTAGCAAGACCCTGATGGGGTGTACACATCACCCCCTTCCCCCTGGCAGCTCCCCGACCACGTCCAGTGCCCGGAGCATGCACTCACCGAAGCTTTGCACACAGAGTCAGCATGAAATCGACTAAAATTGCTTTTGTTGTAGACAGGCAGTCCTTTCAAAAAATCTGCCTAGAAGACAGGGAAGATGGTAAGTGAGACCAGGCAGCAGGCCGAGCCGCCCCTGGAGTTCCCGTGAGACTGGGCTTCCGGGT
Proteins encoded in this window:
- the ANO8 gene encoding anoctamin-8, coding for MKTVPTENCDVLMTFPDTTDDHTLLWLLNHIRVGIPELIVQVRHHRHTRAYAFFVTATYESLLRGADELGLRKAVKAEFGGGTRGFSCEEDFIYENVESELRFFTSQERQSIIRFWLQNLRAKQGEALHNVRFLEDQPIIPELAARGIIQQVFPVHEQRILNRLMKSWVQAVCENQPLDEICDYFGVKIAMYFAWLGFYTSAMVYPAVFGSVLYTFTEADQTSRDVSCVVFALFNVVWSTLFLEEWKRRGAELAYKWGTLDSPGEAVEEPRPQFRGIRRISPVTQAEEFYYPPWKRLLFQLLVSLPLCLTCLACVFLLMLGCFQLQELVLSVKGLPRLARFLPKVVLALLVSASAEGYKKLAIWLNDMENYRLESAYEKHLIIKVVLFQFVNSYLSLFYIGFYLKDMERLKEMLATLLITRQFLQNVREVLQPHLYRRLGRGELGLQAAWELARALLGLLSLQRPAPRRLEPQAEESGSGSGARRCLGGGCGAPEEEEEATVERRPAGEGGEVGDRPQEGKEEEEEEEEEEEEEDDEDEGEENGLLDCGLRLKKVSFAERGAGRRRPGPEALLEEGSPTMVEKGLEPGVFTLAEEDDEAEGAPGSPEREPPAVLLRRAGGEGRDQGPDGGPDPEPGSGDSGRRQRRQNRSSWIDPPEEEHSPQLTQAELESCMKKYEDTFQDYQEMFVQFGYVVLFSSAFPLAALCALVNNLIEIRSDALKLCTGLQRPFGQRVESIGQWQKVMEAMGVLAIVVNCYLIGQCGQLQRLFPWLSPEAAIVSVVVLEHFALLLKYLIHVAIPDIPGWVAEEMAKLEYQRREAFKRHERQAQHHYQQQQRRRREEEERQRHAEHHARRERDASGREEARAEGSGLDPAAPEKASAKAKGSGAGGHGQERPKRPGSLLAPNNVMKLKQIIPLQGKFLSSGAASSLASAGAGPAARPPPAQSPTGSDTRLPAFLSFKFLKSPETRRDPERSHSPPKAFHAGKLFPFGGARADTGANGAGGQARLDGTPGGGGGRGQRSGPMDEAAAEEPDAPRPEEEGSGHKL
- the DDA1 gene encoding DET1- and DDB1-associated protein 1, whose product is MADFLKGLPVYNKSNFSRFHADSVCKASNRRPSVYLPTREYPSEQIIVTEKTNILLRYLHQQWDKKNAAKKRDQEQVDLEGESSAPPRKVARTDSPDMHEDT